From a region of the Pseudanabaena sp. ABRG5-3 genome:
- a CDS encoding DUF2059 domain-containing protein, with protein MLNRIFATIAISALLTTAALPSSSLNKAIAQVPQESSETKKPAESVAPVISSEKRELIKELLEITESGKNANQIMDAMVRAELPKLVSTILKTVPALGSDRPEVQKQFNDIVSRMAIKYRDRVLKKIDLNQLVEQVSYPIYDKYFTESELRDIIGFYKSSTGKKAISVLPQIAVDSMSRTNDILLPKLSSIMSEIITEELLNALPKAK; from the coding sequence ATGCTCAATCGTATTTTTGCAACCATTGCCATTTCTGCATTACTGACAACTGCGGCATTGCCGTCATCAAGTTTAAATAAGGCGATCGCTCAAGTTCCGCAAGAGAGCAGTGAAACCAAGAAGCCAGCCGAATCAGTCGCACCTGTAATTTCATCAGAAAAGCGTGAATTGATTAAAGAACTGTTGGAAATCACTGAATCAGGTAAAAATGCGAACCAAATTATGGACGCGATGGTACGGGCCGAATTACCCAAGCTAGTATCAACAATTTTGAAAACTGTACCTGCGCTAGGTAGCGATCGCCCCGAAGTGCAGAAACAATTTAATGACATCGTGTCACGGATGGCGATTAAATATCGCGATCGCGTACTTAAAAAGATTGATCTCAATCAATTGGTGGAGCAAGTTTCCTATCCTATCTATGACAAGTATTTTACGGAGTCAGAACTGCGCGATATCATTGGTTTTTACAAATCCTCAACAGGTAAAAAAGCAATTAGTGTCTTGCCACAGATTGCGGTTGATTCGATGAGCCGCACTAACGATATCCTTTTGCCCAAACTATCGAGCATCATGAGCGAAATCATTACTGAAGAGCTATTGAACGCTTTACCAAAGGCAAAGTGA
- a CDS encoding DUF4330 domain-containing protein, translating into MAILDRQGRLFGKLSILDIGAIATILIVLIGLLVVPGNSGSSIAQMLSAENKTVQVDMNVRGLSATNPQNLIKIGDKVNIIIRNQPRGEVTIKKVSISTPQVVAAKADGSPVLFDDPRAVSTSQSDLALTLEATARVTNDGVVFGNEKVKVGTSIDIEGPKYLIRGSAMAVRY; encoded by the coding sequence ATGGCAATTTTAGATCGGCAAGGTCGTTTATTTGGCAAACTTAGCATTTTGGACATCGGCGCGATCGCCACAATCCTGATCGTCCTCATCGGCTTACTCGTTGTCCCCGGTAATAGCGGCAGCTCGATCGCACAAATGCTATCTGCTGAAAACAAAACTGTCCAAGTAGACATGAATGTACGAGGTTTGAGTGCAACTAATCCCCAAAATCTGATCAAGATTGGCGACAAAGTAAATATCATCATTCGCAACCAGCCACGGGGCGAAGTCACCATTAAAAAAGTCAGCATCTCCACCCCCCAAGTTGTTGCCGCCAAAGCCGATGGTTCTCCAGTATTGTTTGACGATCCCCGTGCGGTGTCCACATCCCAGTCTGACCTAGCCCTCACCCTTGAAGCTACCGCTAGAGTCACCAATGATGGTGTTGTATTTGGTAATGAAAAGGTCAAGGTTGGCACATCCATTGATATTGAAGGTCCCAAATATTTGATTCGTGGTAGCGCAATGGCAGTACGGTATTAG